One window from the genome of Candidatus Coatesbacteria bacterium encodes:
- the ispH gene encoding 4-hydroxy-3-methylbut-2-enyl diphosphate reductase — translation MEVIVADAAGFCMGVKRACQMAFQAAARQPGRVKSLGPIIHNPQLVAKLAAEGLEIAAEVDELEPGTAVLIRSHGVPPEVYERARELDLEIIDATCPLVRKAHRLTSRLAEEGYAVVIVGEPDHPEVRALKAYAGDGAHVVETPADVEALDDLGRIGVVAQTTQLLSDYQRLVGAMLAKAEELKAFNTICDATALRQQAAERLAAVVDAMIVVGGKNSANTTRLYQRCRDKLGLPAWHIETAEELDPSWFSGMQRLGVTAGASTPDWIIEAVVERLRTF, via the coding sequence GTGGAGGTCATCGTCGCCGACGCCGCCGGGTTCTGCATGGGGGTCAAGCGGGCCTGCCAGATGGCCTTTCAGGCTGCCGCCCGTCAACCCGGACGAGTCAAGAGCCTGGGGCCGATCATTCACAACCCCCAACTCGTCGCCAAGCTGGCCGCCGAAGGGCTCGAGATCGCCGCCGAAGTCGACGAACTGGAGCCGGGGACGGCGGTGCTGATACGCAGCCACGGTGTGCCGCCCGAGGTCTACGAACGCGCCCGGGAGCTGGACCTGGAGATCATCGACGCCACCTGTCCCCTGGTGCGCAAGGCGCACCGCTTGACCAGCCGCCTGGCCGAGGAGGGTTACGCCGTGGTCATCGTCGGCGAGCCCGACCATCCCGAGGTGCGGGCCCTCAAGGCCTACGCCGGTGACGGAGCCCACGTCGTCGAAACCCCCGCCGACGTCGAGGCCCTCGACGACCTGGGCCGGATCGGCGTCGTCGCCCAGACCACCCAGTTGCTGTCCGATTATCAGCGCCTCGTCGGCGCCATGCTGGCCAAGGCCGAAGAGCTGAAAGCCTTCAACACCATCTGCGACGCCACCGCGCTGCGGCAACAAGCCGCCGAACGCCTAGCCGCCGTGGTCGACGCCATGATCGTCGTCGGGGGCAAGAACTCGGCCAACACCACCCGGCTCTACCAGCGCTGCCGCGACAAGCTCGGCCTGCCCGCCTGGCACATCGAGACCGCCGAAGAGCTCGATCCCTCCTGGTTCAGCGGCATGCAACGCCTCGGCGTCACCGCCGGCGCCAGCACCCCGGACTGGATCATCGAGGCCGTCGTCGAGCGCCTGCGCACCTTCTGA